AACGTTGGCCTTAAGACTTCCAACTTCTACAACAGAGCCTCCTCCACAGCTTGAGCTCAAGGTTGGTGGGTTCTCACACCACTGAATCAGGCATGTTGTCCTCTTCTTCCTGAGAGAGTGAGTTTTCAGAGCTATGGgaaacagagaaagaagaaaagaagatgaATACGCCTCAgaaaaacgacgtcgtttatGTTCTAACACTAATATGTATTGAAGCTTCGAAGCTTGTGCCTGGACCACGTATACGAATGCCAGTAGAAGTCAACACTTCCTGGCAGAGATGCAGGGGTTTGACAATCCAACCATAGACACTGGTTTTCTATCTTAAAACACAACAGAATAACTCAATTTCCACACAACATCTAAACGGAAGCTCAGCCATCTGGGCTCATTATTGATAATACAGCAGAAGAGCAGTGAACTATAACTAGAGACCATAAACTCTTATAGGCCAAGTCCTCTTTACTTAACATACTGGGTAAACCAGTCCATCATGTTCTGGTGTGCTTCCTCGGCTTGCTTCACGGCCTCTTCATCTTCAACCTTGTACCTGACAGACCATCCATGATCAACCCCAGGAAATATCTTCACGTAACCGTTGACCTGTAAAAAATCGGCATGGGATTGGTGTTCAAAGGTGCAGAAATCATCTGTAAATTTAATGCCAAAACATGAGAGATTTATACCTCGGGTTTAGTGGATAGAACCTCCTCGAACTGTTTGAGGAGCTCCGGTGGAGACGTATGGTCAGTTTCAGCTCCCAATATAGCAATTGGTGCCTTAATCTCTATCAAAGAACTGCTCATCAGCATCAAAAAAACTTGAAACAAGTCATGAACAAACTATGCTATAACTCGATGGAACCCACGGTGATTGGGTAACTGGTGTGTGCTATTTGAAGGAGAACAAGCACTCAGTTATATTACTGCTTTTTTGGGAGTTTCATTGTTCTTTTTTGATTGAAGGCACCTAAAGGTTGAAAGCTGTGAATTCCATACCATATGAAAGCTACTATCAACAGAGTGTGCAAGCTGTGAATTAGAGCCAGATGCAGAACCTTTCAGGGGAAAATAACATATTCTAAAGGTTAAGATTCATACCCTTTATATCATCCACAGTGACACGAGAAGGGTGTAAGAGCACTGCAGCTTGAATGTGACCAGCCTTGGATAGCTCAACGACCACTTTCCCTGATAAGAATTCAATTCAGTCAGAACCTTAGCCAGCTAGATGCAGAATTAATCGATCATACTTATATACTTGGTGCAATatcataaaggaaaaaagacaCTGTTAACATGAAAGATTAACTAAGAACAAGGTGAAAGAGACAACTCACCACCCCAGCAAAATCCTGCTGCTCCAATTGCGTTTATGCCTTTACTTCTCAGTTCTGCAATAATCGGTTCTGCATCTTCAAATCCTTTATCCTAACAACAACAGCAAAAAGGAATGTGATAGTAAGGCTTATGAATAAAACTTACCTAATGATGGatatgtaaatgaaaaataaatgcaaCTCTATTTTGGATAAAATCAGAAACAAACCGTTGCATGCGCTTTTAACCAGACTGGTACATTGGTTTCCGGTGAAAATGGATCTCCATAGAAGAAGTCAGGGACCACCACGTAGAATCCAGCACCCGCAACTTTGTCAGCAAGGTTCCTTTAGAGTCAAAGTAGAAAGATAATGATATTAATCTTAAAATCTGCACGAAATTATGCGCTGTCATTTTCCTAATCCCCTATTGTATAATTCCAAAGTTTCTATCCTTTCTCTCCTTGCCCAATAACTCCTTGatggaaaaacaaataatcagctagaaaggttaaaaaaaaaaaaactacaaatagAACATTAGTAACTACGAGAATTCAAATACTTGGATCCTATTGCATATTAGGCATGGTTGAGCAGTAGACATACCTAAGATTTGGGGCTTCATACCCTGCATAATAGTCCGAATAAGAAAATGACTatgcaaacaaacaaaaaccatTATGATAAACAAGTTGGTAACTCGTGTATTTAGTCCGAAATCTAGAAATTCCTTTCTGTCTATCTGAAATtcaaaatacaatcaaagtttTCTCAAGAAACAATCACCTGTCTACTGAGAGGAGTTCAcccaaaagaggaaaaagaaaaccacaaataactaaaaaaaaaaattagtaccAGAATGCAACAAAACTGAAACATTCACAATCTTTGAAAAAAGGAGAGTTTTGCCATAGATGTCTGCATGGGGAGGAATTCGTAGGAGAAATGCTTTGTTGGTTCCAATGAATAAGACATGAAATGGTTTTAACTGCTATTGATCCAATTTCAATTGCTTCCTCGAAGTGTTCTAATAGGGTTTCTACCATCCACAAACCATGTCAGAGTTTGATGACAGTAGAAAAACAGAAGTCCAATCAAACTGGTTTTAGCACACATGACATCTCTTCATTCAAAGCCTAATGAGGATCAAGATCAAAGCAACAAATATAATCTTTTTCACACTTCTCAACATATGTCTTCATCCTAACAATAAGTTAATAACCTCAAAAAGCCTTAGAACTATCACCTTCTATTTCTACAGTCACTTCCTCCCTAGAAGAAATACCCAAAATCATGATGAAATTGTTGTAAGTACCAATAGGCATGCTATGATTAAAAATGGAATCTAACCCAGAGATCCAACCAAGTAATCCGATCACTACTGGCAGATAGAGATATTTTAGTCTAATGAATCATGCATGGAAAACAAAAATCGGGCAACACCCATGTAAGAAAATAGATCAAAACATGAGATCCAacatgaaattttcaaaatggaagAGAATTAGAGGAGTGGGTGGTCACCAAAAGCGTCCGAAACGAGAAGAATAGCAAGCTTGGAATCAGAAGGGCCTGAAACATAGGCCTTGAGGCCTCCAATTTCTGCAACACACCCAGCTCCACTGCTGGAGCTGAGGGTTGGTGGATTCTCAAAGCACTGAGGGCCTGACATTTCTTCTTCGCAATTCAGCAGAGTGAATGAGAGAGTGACAGAGATGGCGAGTTTCAAGGGATACTCGTGGAAAATTCCGtctttacattttttctttgaaaactaGTCCCCTGAGTTCGTTAAAATTACGTCTTGATAcatgctttttaaaataattactaaatgGTCCCTTTCTCATCCATCTTATTAAATGCGCCaagctatttttatttatttattattttcacaaattatcgaaatttttagataaatatttaaattattgttttaaataaataaataaataatgtgataaccttttaaaaattttaataaatcaatcataatatattaaaatttcatacaaattttttatccactttaaaacaaattttaaattataaataataaatacaaaataaataaataatgtaatattcaattttgaaaataataacattagtaagaaaaatatgtttttttttcaaatatgatgacattttattaaaatcataaaagtatagatattaatattttaataaatctataaattgtaagctatattttttaatatatatatatatatatatatatatatatatatataattttgaaaatgataagtattaataatattttatttaaaatttaaattaacttttttgttatatgtatatatttattctGATTCAATTTCttctaataattgaaataaatttttagtttcaatttatttttaataactttttcattttttttttttaatcttgatGATTTTTGTCACTAGTTAAACGTATCAAATCAAACAAGACATATCAACTTTCAATTTTAAATAGCATGGTGcaaaaatacaaacaaagtTAAGGAAAATGTTAAAAGTTTCATAGTGATACCTACCAAAGTTCACATTTGAACCGTTAACTGGATATGATAAGATCTAAATTATTGAATAggaatacaaataaatgaaattaggtCAAAACATTGGAAGTCGAAAATATATATTCGGCACCACCTGATTAAATAGTGCCTTTTTAATGTCGGCTGAAAGTGTATTCAATTTCttctaataattgaaataaatttttagttttaaattatttttaataactttttcatttttttttaatcttggtGATTTTTGTCACTAGTTAAACATACCAAATCAAACAAGACATACCaactttcaatttaaaatagtgtggtgcaaaaaaacaaacaaagttaAGGAAAATGTTAAAAGTTTTGTAGTGATACCTACCAAAGTTCACATTTCAACCGTTAACTGTATATGATAAGATCTAAATTATTGAATAGGAatacaaacaaatgaaattagGTTAAAACATTGGAggtcaaaaatatatattcggCACCACCTGATTTGATAGTGCCTTTTTAATGCTTGTTGAAAGTGTATTCAATTTCttctaataattgaaataaatttttagttttaaattatttttaataactttttcattttttttttaactcttggTGATTTTTGTCACTAGTTAAACGTACCAAATCAAACAAGACATACCAACTTTCAATTTTAAATAGTGTGGTGcaaaaatacaaacaaagttaaggaaaatgttaaatttttgtAGTGATACCTACCAAAGTTCACATTTGAACCATTAACTGTATATGATAAGATCTAAATTATTGAATAGGAatacaaacaaatgaaattagGTCAAAACATTGGAAGTCGAAAATATATATTCGACACCACGTGATTTGATAGTGCCTTTTTAATACCTGTTGAAAGTGTATTCAATTTCttctaataattgaaataaatttttagttttaaattatttttaataactttttcatttttttttttaaatcttggtGATTTTTGTCACTAGTTAAACGTACCAAATCAAACAAGACATACAACTTTCAATTTTAAATAGTGTGGTGcaaaaatacaaacaaagttaaagaaaatgttaaaagtttCGTAGTGATACCTACCAAAGTTCACATTTGAACCATTAACTGTATATGATAAGATCTAAATTATTGAACATGAgtacaaacaaatgaaattaaatcaaaacattagAAGTCGAAAATATATATTCCGCACCACCTGATTTAATAGTGCCTTTTTAATGCCTGCTGAAAGtgtattcaatttcttttaataattaaaataaattttttgttttaagttatttttaataacttttttattttttatttaaatcttggTGATTTTTGTCACTAGTTAAATGTACCAAATCAAACAAGACATAccaacttttaattttaaatagtgtggtacaaaaatacaaagaaagttAAGGAAAATGTAAAAAGTTTCGTACTGATACCTACCAAAGTTCACATTTGAACCATTAACTGTATATGATAAGATCTAAATTATTGAACAGGAatacaaacaaatgaaattagGTCAAAATATTGGAAGTCGAAAATATATATTCGGCACCACCTGATTTGATAGTGCCTTTTTAATGCCTACTGAAAGTGTAGATGACCCAGAAGGCAGAACAAGCTTGAGGGGCAGCTTAAGAACATGAAAATTGCCAGAGGCAGAGAGTCACCTAAGGATGAGAAAGACACTCGGTCTGGGAGTTCAATCCAACTGGGTACTCATATTATCGACTCAACAAAGCCGGGATGGTGGAGAAGCAGCCGCCCAGACGGCGGTGCATGATCGGCCACCACTTACATTTCACCATCTTTATCAGCAGCAGCAGGAAGCAGCTGCCACAGTGATGTGAGCTGCTGAAGCATGCCCAAGCTTGCAATGACACATAATTTTCAGTACTCTCCTCTTTATTTGCAATGATTCAATAGTAAAAATCCATAGCAGAACACAATAGATCAACTCAATTCAAAGAACAGAACGTAGTTTACTTCCAAGCTCATTATTGATGACACAGCAGAATAACAGTGAAGCACTACAATTGGAGACCAGCTGACACTGCAATGGCCCAACTCCTCCCTCTCTACTTCACATACTCAATAAGCCAGTCCATCATGTTCTGCTGTGCTTCTTCGGCTTGCTTCACGGCCTCTTCATCGTCAACCTTGTACCTCACAGCCCATCCATGTGCCACCCCAGGAAATCCCTTATCCTAACAAGAACAGAGAAAAGGACTATGATGATAAGTAATTAAATGCAAGTAatatgtaaatgaaaaataaatgcaaCTCGGTTTCGGATTAAGGTCAGAAACAGAGCGGTCCATGAGATTTTATCCAGACTGGTAAAGTCTTGGTTTCAGGGACAAAGGGATCTCCATGGAAGAAGTCAGGGACCGCCACATAGAATCTGGCCACTGCAACCTTGTCAGCAAGCTTCCTTCAAAGAAAAGAAGTTGACAAATAATGATattagagtgcgtttgacagtgattttacaAAGTGTTTTTACTCTTTCCATTccttagaatataaaaaattttaagtattaaaaaggttaaaaacactttttagaatcactatcaaatgtattcttaatttataaaaattcacaTAATTACATCTTGTTAAAGCTATAAACCATTTGATATGCcaatgatatgaatttttttcttctttttatgtACAGAAATGTGAGGGTGAACAACACCAATAAAGACTATAGATTTCAGGTGGTGGATTTTCTTGTTGCATTTTACTTCATTTAGTCCTTTCCCCCCGAGTCCTTGatagtcaaaaataaaaaaataaaaataaaaataaaaaaataaattattgataaaaaggtAGAAAACGTACTAAAAATCTAAGTCTTGGGTTATTTTCAACTACCCAAATTCTTCCCGGAGACCACAATTACCAAGACCGAACATATTAATGATGAGGAATGCATTTTGCTATGCTATTAATACTTTTACTTGCCTGGCTATTATGTTATTCTACCCAAACCTAGCTGAGAGTTACATgacataaacaaaataaaataaaaaaaaagttgatttggATCGGGCATActatgtcacgccccaagacccactccaagggcgtgacggtcattttacacctcaaacccgaaggcttaaagtataatctgacccaaataatcatattgtaactggatgttaccaattaccaaatacctgttcagagtagcagaacaaaatctaaaatcctcaaattcaatttccaaatacttccaaatatcaaatgatccaaatgaacataactaacagttaaaacaaatccaacataaaatcctaagtcaaattctaatgatgactattcctcagcctagccatcactcctcacccgaactaagagtacctgaaaaaatttcaacaattgggaatgagctcacagcccaataaggaatattaatgcaattcatggatcaaatattttcatttcaaataggagatatcattttttttttctcatcaaatatcagagtttcaaaaatactaatatattcaaaattcaaccaaccattttcatatcaaattcaaacactttcacataagattcaatcaaatccattcaattttcattactctggttatcaaatatcaaatgcccagttaggtgggacttttcaaatgggtggctagcctcaaattgttcctggtggacggaaccaaacactactagtactagtaacctctaaccaaacccctagaggctggggtccaaatcaattacattcccaccatgaaatgtaaaggtcaactattatatcccgttgacagggccgaatagtcaactattatatcccgttgacaagggccaaataaaccagagtgatgtttttgttcaagtattcaaatttatacaacataatatcttcatattttgtgtcatcaataaaacaaaatatttcaacataatatttagtgcaaaacaatttgatccaggcatggtaacaaaatatcattttctttttcacaattcaaaagaacatataaaataatttaattttataaatattgcattaacttcccttacctcaaaatatgcaaagaccttgaaggaaaaataaccctgaaatgTCTACttctcacctaacacaataaaaaatatcactattactatttacctcaaaatataaatctgataatcctaaaatttctaaatgttaagattaatatttttttattaacaaagtaataatttaattactctattccttatttaattataattaataaattcccaatttgtttctaataacacattactaatttaattaaattacaattttatttcattataaaattctatatatatataatatatatatatatatatatatatatatatatatatatatatatatatatatatatatattgctaaatctctcattctatttattacaaaaaaaaaatcattattactattatcttatttattaatctaaaactaattattattattattattattattattattattattattataattaaacaattcaaaagccatgactctcgggtacaccaaaccaaaaagtaagttttttttttcacagcACGCGTACGccccttttgtttttgttttgtttgttttttttttattttattttccttccagTGCTGTGGACACGCGGcgttctcttgttttttttttttttttttttttttttttttaaattaaccctaacctaaaatcaaaactttccaaggatttttttttttctaataaaattcaagatctcctaaattccaacaataaaatcaaaatcttaaatttttattattttgatattaaaacgaatttaaaaaaataatttaaccctaatctagatttggggttttccaaaaaaatatatctaatgtgtttgaaattaatcaatgaatctaaaatattaaactaggggttagattcttacctatagagatctgttcttcaaccctgaaatctgactccaacctacgttctctggaattctgcgaacaggaactctattcagaaaagaatggaaagaataaaatttctaatttatacctagggtatttattcgtaaaattacccttttacccctcttcctttttattaaattaattaattaattaatttaatatcattattaagaattcctaaattaccctttaaaagaaaacttgggcgttacataCTATGAGTAATGATTCTCTTACTcgtgataaatataaataataataataaaaaaaaaaagtaacaaaagaACCACACCGAAGCCAAGTTTCATAACTTTGGGTCAGCTATATCATTAACTATGAGAATTCAAACACTCAAATCTTAAAGCAtatttggcttggttgagaagTAGGCATACCTAAGATTTGGGGCTTCATACCCTGCAAAAagtccaaatataaaaaatgaatatgcaaatgaggaaaaaaaattatgataaacaAGTTTATAGCTCATTCAAGAACCGTTTCAAAACATTTGCCTTTAATTAGAGTTCTAGAACTTTCTTTCAAtctatttgaaattcaaatacaatgctaataactaaaaacaattcaatagaccaaatcattttcttcaaaataacaTCATACATCCTTGATCAACGCCCAACAAGGGAAAGAGTGGGTGATGCACCATTGAGATCATTATATAACCAACAAATTTAGTCTTTTTCTCACTTCTCTACATATGCCTTCATCTTAACAATACTCATATGTAAAACTATAACCTTTTATGGTCACTCCCTCCTCAGAAGAAATACCTAACAATATGTTGGactttcgttttttttttttttttctctttcagaattaaaattgatttttgaaaatttaaagtcATATTGATTCAATGTTTTCATGGCACATCATCACCCCTTGGATTGTtacgatttttatttttttttaatatttattacattttaccATTATAGATTTATTAGACACATGATCATCTATAAGAGGCGAGTTTCCCAACTTTTAGAGTAAAAGTagaaagataattttattaatcttaaaatCTGCACATAATTACACGCTATAATCTACTTAACATCCAGTGCCaatgtgaagaaaaattttcttccttttttgtgTACTTAAATCTGAAGgtgaaaatgatgaataaaaacaTTAAGTTTCAGTTTGTGGATTTTCTTGTTACACCTTATTCTATTTGGCCCCTATCAGAAGCTAGAGAAAAGTGgtttaacatgatttatcataaaaatattcagCACATACTTACATCTCAGGACTGCAATTCTAGATAGGAAAAATCAGGGGTCTTTGGAGTTGAAACttagaatcaaataaaaagacTAGAGGTAAAGTTATTCTCTTCCTTTGTCGTCTTTCATTACCCTTAATTAAAGGAATTCAAGCTTAGAATGACTATGCAATTCCGTAATTGTCTTTGAGTAATCTATTTATTGGAAGGTTTTTTGTGAATCTTGTGTTGCTcatatattttctatcattttcttaatcccCTATTGTATGATTCCAGAGTTTCTATCCTTTCTCTCCTTTCCCAATAACTCCTTgatggaaaaacaaacaatcagttaaaaaggtcaaaaaaaaaaaaaatactaaaaatagaaCATTGGTAACTATGAGAATTCAAATACTTGGATCCTATTGCATATTAGGCATGGTTGAGTAGTAGACATACCTAAGATTTGGGGCTTCATACCCTGCAAAATAGtccaaataagaaaatgaatatgcaaacaaacaaaaaccatTATGATAAACAAGTTGATAACTCGTGTATTTAGTCGGAAATCTAGAACTTCCTTTCTATCTATCTGAAATTCAAAATACAGTCAAAATTTCCTCAAGAAACAATCACCTGTCTACTGAGAGTAGTTCacccaaaagagaaaaaagagaaccgcaaataactaaaaaaacatTAGTACCAGAGTGCAACAAAACTGAAACATTCACAATCTTTCAAAAAGGACCACACAGAATTTTGCCAAAGATGCCTGCATGGGGAGGAATTCATAGGAGCAATGCATTGTTGGTTCCGATGAATAAGACAAATGGACTAAAATCAGCTTAATTTGATGAATTCTACCTGCTATTGATCAAATTTCAATCACTTCCTCAAAATGTTCTAATGGGGTTTCTACCATCCACAAACCATGTCAGAATTCGATGACAGTAGAAAAACAAAAGTCCAATCAAACTGGTTTTAGCACACATGACATCTCTGCATTCAAAGCCTAATGAGGATCAACATCAAAGCAACAGATAAGATCTTTTTCTCACTTCTCAACATATGTCTTCATCCTAACAATAAGTTAGTTCATAACCTCAAAAAGCCTTAAAACCTTCCTCCCTAGAAGAAATGCCCAAAATCATGATGAAATTATTGTAAGTATCAATAGGCATGCTATGATTAAAAATGGAATCTAACCCAGAGATCCAACCAAGTAATCCGATCACTACTCGCAGATAGAGATATTTTAGTCTAATGAATCATGcatggaaaacaaaaatcagGCAACACCCATGTAAGAAAATAGATCAAAACATGAGATCCAAcatgaaattttcaaattggaaGAGAAATAGTGGAGTGAAACGTCCGAAACGAGAAGAATAGCAAGCTTGGAATCAGAAGGGCCTGAAACATAAGCCTTGGGGCCTCCAATTTCTGCAACACACCCAGCTCCACTGCTGGAGCTGAGGGTTGGTGGATTCTCACAGCACTGAGGGCCTGACATTTCTTCTTCAACGAGACAGTGAGAGAGTGAGAATGACGGCGAGCCTCCACAAACTTCGGTTGATACTTCATATACTAGCCTCTGTGCTTATCAAAAAAACGACGCCGTATCATCTGCTCAAATTACTGTTTTAAAGAACCGTAGTGATAAAATCTTATTTGATTTGGAATCCGTTCgtctaataaaaaatcaaagaagtaCAGTGGTGTATAGAtgagaaattaatataattattttacacTACTTTTGATTGAGGAAATTCTGATaataattaattcaatttttgaggaaaaatcaaagaaatataattgagtataaagaaaaaaaatgacgcGATCGCTTTCAGTTGAtaatttgagaaattttgaaaataatcagTTCAAACTTTGAATCCAAGACATTAAATCTCCTTTATCTTAGAGTTCTAtccttaatataattttttttaaaaattagtaaactcgttaaaaaagttaaaagttttTACTTACCGAGTGAAATATTTGTCGTAATACAGTAGTGTAATTATTTAATAAGTATTTACTCGTACTCGATTTTCAATTAAGTTTTGTAAAGCTTGGTAAATTTTATCACTAATCAAACTAACTTTGAATCAACAAGACTTATTAAACTTGACTtacaatttcaagtaaattgGTGCAAAGATGAGAATAAAAGTAGGGAAAATGCAAAGGTACTATCATGATATCCAGCAAAGTCCAAATCTAGATCATTGAATATGTGTAATGAAATTTAAACCGTTGAACCATGGtacaaatgaatgaaatttaaattcgATAGTGcaaataaatgagaataaaaccCAAACCATGATCTTGAAAATATACATGGCACTACCTAATTGGTAGTATCTTTTCGGTACCTAGAGGAAAAAGTATTGTTAGAGGACTATAGTTGAGgccataaataaataagaataagatataaatcttaaaacttaaatatatatgtaatatCATTTGATTGATAATATCTTTTTGATATCTCTCGAAAAAAGTATTATTAAAGAAATGAGTGAGAGTAAAATATAAACcttaaagtttgaaaatattcGTAGCACCACCTACTTGGTAGTGTCTTTTCAATACCTACCCACCTAATTGGCATAGTTAACTTTCATAGATACTCTAATGATAATTTATGACgtaaataaatatgtcaatttaatgatttaaaataaattttatcaaataattttaatattttaataaaaattaaataataaatcttaaatcaataatctaattataatttaacttaaaaatcaattatgaaaATCCTCTTATATGAAGtatgaaataaaaacatgaatCACGCGTATTGGAAGAGAAATGATCAAGTGGGTAATCAGCAAAAATGTCAAACAAAAAGAATAGCATGCTTGGAATCAGAAGGGCCAGCAACGTAGGCGTTAAGACCTCCAACTTCTACAACAGAGCCTCCTCCACAGCTTGAGGTCAGAGTTGGTGGGTTGTCACACCACTGTGAATGAGACATGTtgtcctcttcttcttcctgaGAGGGTGAGTTTTCAGAGCTATGGgaaacagagaaagaagaagagaaaatgaatacGCCTAAgaaaaacgacgtcgtttgaaCAAATGCTTCAATGTAATTATATGGAAgggtaaaaatggaaaatgatcagTTAAAAGTTAAGAATCGTTTGATTTGTGTCgttacttttgtttttatgttttaacaCTAATATGTTAGTATCGAAGCTTTTGCCTGGACCAC
Above is a genomic segment from Vitis riparia cultivar Riparia Gloire de Montpellier isolate 1030 chromosome 7, EGFV_Vit.rip_1.0, whole genome shotgun sequence containing:
- the LOC117918314 gene encoding endo-1,3;1,4-beta-D-glucanase-like, which encodes MSGPQCFENPPTLSSSSGAGCVAEIGGLKAYVSGPSDSKLAILLVSDAFGYEAPNLRNLADKVAGAGFYVVVPDFFYGDPFSPETNVPVWLKAHATDKGFEDAEPIIAELRSKGINAIGAAGFCWGGKVVVELSKAGHIQAAVLLHPSRVTVDDIKEIKAPIAILGAETDHTSPPELLKQFEEVLSTKPEVNGYVKIFPGVDHGWSVRYKVEDEEAVKQAEEAHQNMMDWFTQYVK